In Cicer arietinum cultivar CDC Frontier isolate Library 1 chromosome 1, Cicar.CDCFrontier_v2.0, whole genome shotgun sequence, one DNA window encodes the following:
- the LOC105852145 gene encoding embryo-specific protein ATS3-like, with product MQRKEVNKIMKVLILILTFSTIVVLSHATPTLLTRFESQINQSSALDVTQLQNFDKWDCKYKVTVKTSCRSPVHTNDIITLSFGDASRNGLIYIENMGGPKDERVGQCMTVQLDLEGPCRDKICRLLIIRSGHHSLLPTFDDTWIVEYVYIEDYKNPPIRFDFDENYIIPDDGLGYGPNYCPKY from the exons atgcaaagaaaagaggttAATAAAATCATGAAAGTTCTTATCTTAATCCTCACATTCTCCACAATTGTTGTTTTGTCTCATGCAACACCAACATTGCTCACTcggtttgaatctcaaataaaTCAATCTTCGGCACTTGACGTTACCCAGTTACAA AATTTTGATAAATGGGATTGCAAATACAAGGTTACCGTAAAAACAAGTTGTCGCTCTCCAGTTCATACAAATGACATAATCACTCTTTCATTTGGAGACGCTTCACGCAATGGATTG ATTTACATTGAGAATATGGGTGGTCCTAAGGATGAGAGGGTGGGGCAGTGCATGACAGTTCAATTGGACTTAGAGGGACCATGTCGCGACAAAATCTGCAGATTGTTGATAATTAGGAGTGGACATCATAGTTTGTTACCAACGTTTGATGATACTTGGATAGTAGAGTATGTCTACATAGAGGACTATAAGAACCCTCCAATCAGATTTGATTTCGATGAGAACTATATTATTCCTGATGATGGTTTGGGATATGGCCCCAACTATTGTCCTAAATATTAG